The following nucleotide sequence is from Apium graveolens cultivar Ventura chromosome 4, ASM990537v1, whole genome shotgun sequence.
aacttaagcggtgtgtggtggtttatggttgttttaggctgagattgatcagagtaagtggtggctctcttatcggctctcaacttcttaccctttcaatgtgcctacgtaccctttatatagggatcaagcctgacgtagttctcgtagaacaagaagtctaatgcgttgagacttcttactcctaagcccaatagaagcccatccgatatccatcttctgctagctttaggaatgtccaactatgaggcccaaccgtaaaggcccaaggctcgtccgcaatcgtaggacttcacggatagtacatctccctgcgcaaggataacactccgctacagctatctcccttgatttacgaacgcaggtatagccacggttcaccccaagtgccagacgcgtccctgtcccccgaatgaggataacccaccagataacaggacaggtgatcccaagctcttgggtgcaaagtgcaggatgactccaaagttctccaacgaggacacccgttgaatacaagaacagagctcccaaagcacacaccaaagttaaaccccgcatccccaacgaggacacccgttgaatacaggaggaggccttcaatcatcaggcacaCCCCTTGAGGCCTTctagcttttcacggacatccccctccttgaccgtctcaaggagggaattcttcagagagtacctgcaacaaatacattagcaaaaataatcctccattgctcctctccatgcaagctttgtcctgaattcaacatcaaaagtatatagatcaaacacaggacgcgtcctaaccaAGTGGGCGCGTCCTAACCTCCATAAATCCAACTCTGCTTTAATCATTTCTTATAACATGTAAAGTCACAGGACACGTCCTAAAATATAGGGCGCGTCCTTAACCTTATTAGACTTGCACCGTACCCTCTAAACCATCGTGCACAACATTTCACTTTCAATGACGCATCTTTGCTAAAGCAGGCGCGTCCTAAAGCACCCATCACCATAAGATTTCATCTGCCAAGCACTTTCATAAATATTGACGCGTCCATAAAGCCTGGGCGCGTCCTTCCTTGACCATGCACTCTTCTCGCCTCATAACATATCCCTTCCCAAGTAGGCGCATCCTGTAAGCTTGGACGCGTCCTTACTTTCACAACGCAATACTGAATTTGATTGTAATTAGCCCGcatttgacccgagtcaatccaatgccaaattttgggtataacaggtttcacttattttcttggtttaatCACCTTTTAGTTTCACCTTTTATAATACATGTTATAACTctaagtgtattatttttatccttttttattcctatatgacttataattctatatatatgatttttacccatttttttgaatttataagccatgttttttttaattatttttataggtatgaatcctatttttaattatatttaaaataaatagtCTCATATATTGGCTCAACTAAATAAGTTACGAAAAATATAAACCACGACCAAGTAAATAGGTCATATGTTTaaattgaaatattttaatttagaatttttaaatttgTTGGTCGAATTCCTTTTTAGTAAAATAATATAGATATTATAAACACTGTATTTGGTAtcactcctaaaaataataaaattgttcaaacCATATTATGGTTACAATTCTATTTCTGTAGAACTCTAAATTATTTATTGATAGAGTTTCAAGTAAGGTTTGAAATATGTACTTGCTTTCATCTTAGTAGCCGTATTTTGGTTTCGCTACTAGATTTCTATTTCATGTAGAGTTCCATgttattttttaacaaaatatagattgttggaatcatattataaatttataacTACGATATTTCTATTTTCCATAAAATtctttttttactttttattaaaataaaaaaatggaaTCTTTTATacatctatactatactataataaccggaacagagtataatttggttcaacggttatcccctaattttgattataaaaataataaataaatagtgttatatatccgttaaactactaaactgttaaactactagacatattctacttattctactaaattacgaccacaatttattttattattaaaaaataaataaatagtgttatatatccgctaaagtactaaattgttaaactattAGATATAGTATACTTATACTACTAAATTACGATCACAAGTTATcctataattttaattataaatttataattattatagatttatataaatattttaaaattataatttaacagaataaaaaaaatattaaaaggAAGTCATCTGCATCACACGGGATTCAAActaatctatactatattataataggcgaatcattaaaagtttggtagtcggtcggtcggtacttgtTGAAATTGCTTAATTACCCTTTTTGTTAATTTAATAATCCATCAGTCCCACTGGATTCTTTACATTACTTTTTGGCACGTTTTTCAATACTCATTTAAAGTATAGttccataatatttttttaatttttttttctaataaaagttttatgattaaacttttattcaaaaaaaaattaaaaaaatattatgaaactaaATTTTATTGAagtctcgaaatacgtgcaaacagTGAACGTAAACAATTCaccgggacggagggagtattaaaCTAACTAATATGGGAGTCAAACTTCTCTTATACTTCTTCCGTAAATTAAACAGAAATCCATCCTGTTTCTTCTACTTCCTCCAGCAAAACATTCGgctaaatataatattaatatattttacTGCAAAAAATGTTACGAgtataaattaaaattttcttttaaagGGATGAAAAGTAATATTGTTATCTTACAAATTTATCTTATACATTTATATTATACTATATAtttatctatattatattataatatacaaaatattaaaaattttattgGTTAGTTTAATCGGTCGGtcaatattatattataataaataaaacatcaaaaatttggtagtcggtcggtctTTACTTGTTGAAATTactgtaactccttagttttgatgatcacaacacagcaagccatcatgttgttatttaaGATTATTTGCAGGATATATCAGCTTAATGACATTgttgtttaagtatcatgacagcaagctgtCATTAGACAGTGATCTATTTCAGCAAAGCTATGATCACGTTATTCAGgataacagcaagccaagatggacagtccagattcaacaagaaAACAGATTTTCAACAGAAATTTTAGGACTTCTCTATTATATTATACGTGTTTTTATATATTATAGAGCTCAGATATAAAATGTTTTCAAGCATTAAAACAGTTTTCCTAATTTGTAGGAGTTTGTTTAATCATCAAACTCCATCTTCTACAAACCtgattaaaatattttatactcATAAAAAATAGAAGAGGCTTTTACTGAATTTTAAACATTCTTTCTCTCTTCTATCAAATGTATACATGCACGTTGGAAACCATCCTAACAAACTTAAATGTTAGAATTAAATTCTAACCGTTGTAAGTTGTTGAGATTGTTTTAAACGTTAGTGTATGTTAAAATATGAGGTTTCTTGCAGTTTTTATGCAAAAAAAATGAATTGCAGCAAGAACACTAACAACTCACTGAACTTTATTGATTCTAAAATACTCCCGAGCTCTTATTATATACATGTGTTTTATCTTAAAGAGTCTATAGATTGAGTTGTAATTACTTTATCATTcgatttgtattgttcaatttGTATCGTGTAGTTGCTAGATAGTTGGctaagggaaacaagggtttgGTGGACTAGTGCTAGAGAAGTTTGTACTAtggggtagtatagtacttagagggCAGGTTCagaaacagggtttcagcaagccattatcagcaattgggataaagggagatatattaaTGTATCTTGTAGGTGTAAACTTATTGtgattcaataatatattctcttaccaagttggtaggggaccaggacgtagaccataggggcttaggggtcgaacctggctaaaattcttgtgtatTCTTATTACTTTTCTGCATATTATTTTCTGCACTGCATTTAGTCATCTTAACTTACTATCATTGTCAAATTATAGTACAGTTGTGAAAATCTCAATAAGCTATTATCAGGTAAAATTTAAAACTGATCTTAGTTAGACATAttcacctattcacccccctctaggtgtattttcaattggtatcagagctttggtaTACTAATCTTTATGTAACAAGAATAGTATTCGATCGAAATGGCTGACAAATATCCCGAAGGGACCTCGGATTACCGAGCACCTCTCTTGCTTGGTACAGAAAACTACAACTGGTGGAAAGGTCGCATAGAATTATACCTATCCAGGGAGCCACTAGCATTGAGAGTTGTTCAAAAGGGTCCATTTGagttcaaggacaaagaaggTAAAGTGAAAGACATTGATGATCTCACGGAGGCTGAACTACTCAAATACAGTTTCAATGGAAGGGCTAGGAATTCTCTCATGAATGGGTTATGTCCAAGTGAATGTGATAAAGTCTCTTCATATAAatcagctaaagagatatgggataccCTGGAATTGTATCATGAAGGATCCAAGAGATTAAAGAAGGTGAAATTGAGAAAAttaatgaatgagtttggaaatttcaagcttcGAGATGGAGAAACTATTCGAGAAAGTCAAGCTAGATTCCAGATAAATCTGAATGCCTTAAAGTAACTTGGCAAACATATCCCTAAAGAGAAAATTAACATGAAGATACTTAGTGTTGTGGCATTTATCTATGAACCAAAGGTAACAGCTTTGGAATCCTCTCCAACTATAGATACTATGGATCAATTGGttgtttttgcagaattggaacaatttgaaagcaaaatcaaggaaagccaatcaagttctatgcaagctccagttgctcaaatGAAGCAATTAGCTCTTCACACTGATAACAgcttactggaatctgaagatCAGTCAGATGAAGAACTAGCTTTAATATCCAGGAAGATCAGAAAGATGATCGAGAAGAAGAACAAGCTGAAAAGAGATAGAGGTAGATTTTCTAACAACAAGAAGGCCAACAAGGATTTTAAAGATCAGATATGCTttgaatgtggaaagccaggccaTTATAAGCGGGACTGCTACAAATTGAAGTCAAAATAACAAGCTGtcttcaaggataagaagaaagctaaagctctaatgacttggagtgatgatgactcagttTCCAGTGATGATTCAAGTCGAGACATGGTTAATCTTTCCCTAGTTGGACTTAATGATGATTCTGTTtgaggaaattcagaaagtggctacctagaaagtgattcagaagaagataagagtgaggtaaactcttgtaaatataatttatcttctgaaaatattattttggaaCCACTAACCATGCAGGAATGTGAGGATGTATCTATGGGAGAATATCATTCTCTTAAAGCTGAAAATAGCAAGctaaaagagaagagtgattatcTCAAGACCATGGTACAAGATTTGATGAGCAAAGtggatacttggattgacaagagGGTACCTACACAAGCTAACAAAGAGGCTGAAATCAAGGATCTTCAAGCTAAAGTCAGTCATGTGGAAAACTTCAACAATATTCTCCTCAAAAGAAACAAGACTCACTTAATGGAGATCACAGAGCTAaagaaggagattgaagaaaGGGATGAATGTTTGGAGCTGTTCAAACTCAAAGAATCAATAAATGCAGAACTTATAAATCAAGCAGAAGAACCATCTCAAcaagctgaaatcataagtcagcAAGCTGAAAAATTGATCTGCTCACAAAGGAAGTTGAGGATCTGAAAAGGGGCATGGGATCTTTTGTTCAAGGATAAGAGAGTCTCAAATCAATGATGAACAACACAAATGTTCCATTGGTCAGAGAAGGAATTGGAATGAATACCAACAAGATGGACAAAGCTCTAAGATATGAAGGAAAACATGGCATACCCTATGATTATGCTATGCCTTGGAAGATATGCAACAGATGTAAAAATAAAGGGCATCTGAAAAAACATTGCAGAGTTCAGAATGGACAGAAATCATACCATGGAGGAAATAAACAGAAAACAGCTTACTATGGTCAGAATGGCGGAACAAAGATAGCTTACTATCATCAGGCTGACAGAGTTAAATCACCTAGATTCAtccaaaaatggataaagaaatctgatttacatgttttatatgCTAACCATGTTGGACCCAACAAactttgggtaccaaaaggttgagttgttttatttgttttgtagatGTGTCTTGTCGCACGAGTCAAATCAACTCAATGGATCTTGGATAGCGGATGTACTAAACATATGAGTGGAGACAAAgcacaattcttgagtcttcagatgaaaaagggtggaagagCGACAATTGGTGATAGCAAAACTCTTCAAATCCTTGAAAAaggtaaaataggtaataaaTACATTTCAATTGATAAAGTTCAATATGTTAAAGGTCTAAAATATAATCTACTTAGTATAAGtcagttatatgatgatggtcataAGGTTGATTTTGGTATTGAGAAGTGTATTATTACTATTGGTACTAACAAAGTCCCCCTAGttgctagaagggaaggaaatatatatatatattggactTTGAGTTGCAGAAAACAGCTTGCTATCTTGCTGCAATAGACACGGATCCTTATGTTGGCATATGTTAGGActtaaacacgcgctaatattcacgcaagtatacgcgatcgcaagtaatatagaataaattctagttcgttcccacagggataggtttaggttaacttcaatcaatgtatttatgcaacactagtatggttattatccaatgctaagacgagtAACAATTTGTGTTGGTTTatactaagattaactaagagattatactaaagaacataaactaagaaaTTAAAGAgatttgaataatatatgacacaaacatgggattataacttcattaaatacttcattctatagtcttttcattcttaacattggcatgtaatggtgatgacactaatcagataatacgaaactgataaacgccaactttcgttgtacgaataccatattaccagacatccacaaaagagatagaagttgaatagacaccaattatattgagaccctatatatttatagaatttgacaacataacggtttaatatACAAGTTATCCCTCGTGATTAAATAGGGCGAGTacgatggttaaaattacctacgattcatgcataacaaatacatgaacctatgctagcatggcaagttcaaaatccttaaattcactttcacttcattaaagattaataCACTATCTtttaagttcgcgacgctcataagacgaataagcacaaccaaaactaggttatcatacaatcaccacacactaaggaatcaaaataaattaactaaagatatccataaataaatccgttagaaccccacgataacgattagcccatgaccggactcatcatcaacgtgggttccaatgaaagcatgagATAATAAaagtagtctttatacttaataaaaccaagtacgaaataagagtaaaggttcacgaataagaaaactagcacccaaagttacaacttaaaacaaagaatcacaagaataaactagatcttcttcacCTTGGTTGTTTTGTGCTCTAcagtcttcttacgccttctccttaagctctggtacgtctccttatgaaaaacgagcataagttatgtttatatagaagcccatgcaaagtagaagtcttctggatcaaaattcCATGAGAAACAGGATTTTCTGAATTCGACCTGGCGCGGCcacgcgcttgaccagcgcgggcgcgctgcatcTCTAGACTCCTGGCGCGgtcgcgcgctatcacagcgcagGCGCGCCGACTCCCTGGAAtaaattttgaattcttctttTCTTACTGATTTGAGCCGGTCTTTTCATGAGCTTTTATTATAGACACCATtataacaccaaattagcactaaaacCATGCTAATTCACCCGGTTACCTggtaaatgcctgaaatgcaaaaatactacaaaaacacgttaaaaacactaaTAACTTAAGTGCAAAACATCAAtccaaagctttacggagcgtaataaagtgtcataaatgccactcaatatacccccaaacttgaatcaatgcttgtcctcaagcataaacagactcaaagaacaagaaataaaaatacataaatgcaaactatatgaatgcaacgatccccatagaataactaaaccaatcaataagaaacatctcaacaaatgcagctattcgcacaaagatcaatcaaaccccacaaaccaacttacaagccaaaaatgtacgtgtgtgcaactgcttacaaatatactatcgcaactagatcaataatcataactcactactcatcaaagcaatcgcaaggttataacTAGAAcaaaagctagactcaaaataacttataacacttcaattcttatattggaggtttacatggattcacgcttttattcacaacacaaatatgcttatttgatcgtgcaatgagtgaggaccacgaaagacttatataataatacccatgtagcgagcgttaggttattggatcccagactataaaaagccgtaggtcactaggcacaaagtcccctaagaacttaataactcgagtatcaaagagcccactcgtaatcaattatgcataaactcattttttttctttttttttctttttcctttttttttctttttttcacaaatttctgaacgagttTGTTTCACTctatctcgttcaaccctagacaactcatataaaatgagctggctactagccatttgacacctagccacaacaactagcaatgaaatccaattttctccaatttttaaatatccatatttttttattattaagagaatatcccaaattctaaatataaacaagccattaaaatttgataaacaaataaaccatgaccatgatctagccctcaagcaGCTTATAAGACTTAGTTAAATataattgtctctagcatgcaaattaacTTGATAAGACTTAACgtcactaaatacgacatcactacactagcatcaatatcaccaatcaatcggaaaaatcatctaagggatcatgttattatgcaaatgcatgaaactatatgaacaaactatcataaaaactataaaaataataaaaaagaaacaaaaaaaaataactacatggaaaatatgcaactatatgaactaaactggcatgaatatgcaaactacaTGCGATTCACACAAAACACATactccttaactactacccccaaacttaaaatattcactgtcctcagtgaaggtaatagtaaggaatcaggcatacctgaTTAGaaccaggatcatcaccctcaaggggtggagtgtcaggagtgtttGGAGGCGGATACACCAagtcctcaccgaatactggccactggatgtcaacttctgtggctctgaaagcagtccccaacgcctaggtgagatcatgtgcaaacctgctatgaatgtcatgcataacatccatcctcctagctagacgcatatactgcgtcgaactcaaaccagcactGCCCTGTGCTTCCTCCTACTGCTGCTGTTATTGCGATCCCGAAGGACCAAcctcctctcccaactgagctcttCAAGATGCTCTCTTTTCCTACGCCGTCCCACCAGTAAAAGTTTGATCCACTGGCTTACCACATGGTAGATGATCATACgaatatccaagccccttaggatcgggcttcccaccataccactctgtCATGTTCAATAATGTCGAGCTATCAATCGGAGCACTAGGGAGCTACAACTACTCATGTGTGGGCCAACAAACACTAACCTCCACgcacaatggacgcatagggtatcgaacccgtagtactccctcgcaagaacctcagaataccctgatagataaccatcccaagatccacataatctccctgcagaataccccacaacaaccgaacacgctccacagtaatctcatacacatgagaagatggcatgatattagcacaaataaaagaattccatgcacgtgcaaacctgttcatgcacgaagcgGGAAAAAAGGTATACTCGTTCATGCCCTTCCTGAACTTCCAATGCGTCTCAGGAACGCACagggtagcaacaatcaaattcaAGTTAAACTCCTCCagagtcttctcgttccagttctcctgATCCACCCTTctctcgggctgctcaatcaccctacgAATCTCCTCCGCACTGTAGTCCACTGTCATCCCCCTCACCACCGTGAatccattcttctccgccttagcattaGCATAGAACTCACGCACCatactcatgggcacagcagcgggtgtcTCGGAGAAACCACCCAGCCCATCTTCAAAATTATCTCCAATAACTTACCATCTTTCCTCGATGAcagaaaaccacgctccttggct
It contains:
- the LOC141718803 gene encoding uncharacterized protein LOC141718803; translated protein: MADKYPEGTSDYRAPLLLGTENYNWWKGRIELYLSREPLALRVVQKGPFEFKDKEGKVKDIDDLTEAELLKYSFNGRARNSLMNGLCPSECDKVSSYKSAKEIWDTLELYHEGSKRLKKVKLRKLMNEFGNFKLRDGETIRESQARFQINLNALK